A part of Curtobacterium sp. MCLR17_036 genomic DNA contains:
- a CDS encoding glycosyltransferase family 2 protein: MIRVAVLTVTYNTGETIRPFLASVAAASTDPVAVVIADNGSTDVDALRAIGESYGAVVVSSGGNRGYGGGIDAALSALDDVLPDVQPEFLLVTNPDVVLAPGSIDELVAAADRLPSGGSFGPRILDEQGETYPSARQLPSLRTGLGHAAFSRFWPANPWSQRYWSTTEVVEREAGWLSGACFLIRTSLFRELDGFDESYFMYFEDVDLGQRVGRSGRANVYVPSAVVTHTGAHSTSSNRRRMEIEHHRSAYRFLSRKYRSWWLWPLRVALHAGLSLRARWVTRK, translated from the coding sequence GACGGTCACCTACAACACCGGCGAGACCATCCGGCCGTTCCTCGCGAGCGTCGCCGCGGCGTCGACGGATCCCGTCGCCGTCGTCATCGCGGACAACGGCTCGACCGACGTCGACGCGTTGCGCGCGATCGGCGAGTCCTACGGCGCCGTCGTGGTGTCCTCCGGCGGCAACCGCGGGTACGGCGGGGGCATCGACGCGGCGCTGAGCGCCCTCGACGACGTCCTGCCCGACGTGCAGCCCGAGTTCCTGCTCGTCACGAACCCCGACGTCGTGCTCGCCCCCGGTTCGATCGACGAGCTCGTCGCCGCCGCCGACCGGCTGCCGTCCGGCGGCTCGTTCGGCCCGCGGATCCTCGACGAGCAGGGCGAGACCTACCCGTCCGCGCGGCAGCTCCCCTCGCTCCGGACCGGCCTCGGCCACGCGGCGTTCTCGCGCTTCTGGCCCGCGAACCCCTGGAGCCAGCGCTACTGGTCCACCACCGAGGTCGTCGAGCGCGAGGCCGGCTGGCTCTCCGGCGCGTGCTTCCTCATCCGCACGTCGCTGTTCCGCGAGCTCGACGGCTTCGACGAGTCGTACTTCATGTACTTCGAGGACGTCGACCTCGGGCAGCGCGTCGGACGGTCCGGCCGGGCGAACGTCTACGTGCCCTCCGCCGTCGTCACCCACACCGGCGCACACTCGACGTCGTCGAACCGGCGCCGCATGGAGATCGAGCACCACCGCAGCGCGTACCGCTTCCTGTCGCGGAAGTACCGGTCGTGGTGGCTCTGGCCCCTGCGCGTCGCCCTGCACGCGGGCCTGTCGCTCCGCGCCCGCTGGGTGACGCGGAAGTAG
- a CDS encoding glycosyltransferase: MASGTGWFGRRRDPSGREARPASPTSADVDGAAGSQDAAPRSAAEVTVLVTTRSDRHAEVAPLVAVARRAFGRSADVRAVSYVADASPVAPFGRGVPWVRRTPVDGLGAAIDAGVAGGVGSTLVLVDSSVQVDVPTLRALAAAGTVAQARVRLPDGTVRSGARLLRPGALPWSDDRADVDTVFAADQPVLSVPGAALVPAPGLPDERTTLAAWTRAVADVHGGPVRVVGDATRSVEPGRTVDAATVDAVSAWRDRGPEGADVVAGPPLPPWGARPVSPAVRTTATGERLAWSLKIAAPAGPEGDGWGDVHFAAELAGALERLGQRVRVDRRDAHVRDDDTSDDVTLVVRGLDRVPPNPASVNLLWVISHPDDVADTELRSFDAAFAAGPVWAAAAAARAGVPVRTLLQATDPAVFRPGALGPAGPDAGHVVFVGSTRGAARPVVSDAAALGADLRVHGPGWEPLVPSTMLGEPSLSRAEVARAYASARLVLNDHWPDMASGGFVSNRVFDVLASGGVVVTDPVAGLAEVLDVPTLAVARSREELADLLDPAHAWPTAAERAAVAEHVAAEHSFDARARVLLEAARAERARLRR, encoded by the coding sequence GTGGCGTCGGGCACCGGGTGGTTCGGTCGCCGTCGCGACCCCTCCGGCCGGGAGGCCCGCCCCGCGTCGCCGACGTCGGCTGACGTCGACGGGGCGGCCGGGTCGCAGGACGCCGCGCCGCGGTCCGCCGCCGAGGTCACGGTGCTCGTCACCACGCGCTCGGACCGGCACGCCGAGGTCGCTCCGCTCGTCGCCGTCGCGCGCCGGGCGTTCGGCCGCTCCGCCGACGTCCGCGCGGTGAGCTACGTCGCCGACGCCTCGCCGGTCGCCCCGTTCGGCCGCGGTGTGCCCTGGGTGCGTCGCACCCCGGTCGACGGCCTCGGCGCGGCGATCGACGCCGGCGTCGCCGGCGGGGTGGGCAGCACCCTCGTGCTCGTCGACTCGTCGGTGCAGGTCGACGTCCCCACGCTCCGTGCCCTCGCCGCCGCCGGCACCGTCGCCCAGGCGCGTGTCCGGCTGCCGGACGGCACGGTGCGGTCGGGCGCCCGGCTCCTCCGCCCCGGGGCGCTGCCGTGGTCCGACGACCGCGCCGACGTCGACACCGTGTTCGCGGCGGACCAACCGGTGCTCTCGGTGCCGGGGGCGGCGCTGGTGCCGGCCCCGGGCCTCCCGGACGAACGCACCACCCTGGCTGCCTGGACCCGCGCGGTCGCCGACGTGCACGGTGGACCGGTGCGCGTCGTCGGCGACGCGACCCGCTCCGTCGAACCCGGCCGCACGGTCGACGCCGCGACGGTCGACGCCGTCAGCGCGTGGCGCGACCGCGGACCGGAGGGCGCGGACGTCGTCGCGGGCCCGCCGCTGCCGCCGTGGGGCGCGCGACCGGTGTCACCAGCCGTACGGACGACGGCCACGGGGGAGCGACTCGCCTGGTCGCTGAAGATCGCCGCACCCGCCGGACCCGAGGGCGACGGCTGGGGCGACGTGCACTTCGCTGCCGAGCTCGCCGGGGCACTCGAGCGGCTCGGGCAGCGGGTCCGTGTCGACCGGCGCGACGCCCACGTGCGGGACGACGACACGTCCGACGACGTGACCCTGGTCGTCCGCGGGCTCGACCGGGTGCCGCCGAACCCGGCGTCGGTGAACCTGCTCTGGGTGATCAGCCACCCCGACGACGTCGCCGACACCGAGCTGCGGTCCTTCGACGCGGCCTTCGCGGCCGGGCCGGTGTGGGCGGCGGCGGCCGCTGCCCGCGCCGGCGTGCCGGTCCGCACCCTGCTGCAGGCGACCGATCCCGCGGTGTTCCGACCGGGGGCGCTCGGCCCGGCGGGTCCGGATGCCGGGCACGTGGTGTTCGTCGGGTCGACGCGGGGGGCCGCTCGGCCGGTGGTCTCCGACGCGGCGGCGCTCGGTGCCGACCTGCGGGTGCACGGTCCGGGGTGGGAGCCGCTCGTGCCGTCCACGATGCTCGGCGAGCCGTCGTTGTCGCGTGCCGAGGTCGCGCGTGCCTACGCCTCGGCGCGTCTCGTGCTGAACGACCACTGGCCGGACATGGCGTCGGGGGGCTTCGTCTCGAACCGCGTGTTCGACGTGTTGGCGTCCGGGGGAGTCGTCGTGACGGACCCGGTGGCCGGGCTGGCCGAGGTGCTCGACGTACCGACCCTGGCGGTGGCACGCTCGCGCGAGGAGCTCGCCGACCTGCTCGACCCGGCGCACGCCTGGCCGACCGCCGCCGAGCGGGCCGCGGTCGCCGAGCACGTCGCCGCCGAGCACTCCTTCGACGCCCGGGCCCGGGTGCTGCTCGAGGCCGCCCGCGCCGAGCGCGCCCGCCTGCGGCGGTAG
- the rfbA gene encoding glucose-1-phosphate thymidylyltransferase RfbA, with the protein MKGIILAGGSGTRLWPITKGISKQLMPIYDKPMVYYPLSTLMMAGIREVLVITTPEYNEQFKALLGDGSALGMAIQYAVQPSPDGLAQAFVIGEDFIGDDSVALVLGDNIFHGTGLGTNLRKNTDVQGATIFAYHVADPKAYGVVEFDDDFTAVSIEEKPAEPKSNYAVPGLYFYDNKVIEIAKTIEPSARGELEISTVNERYLEAGELGVQVLDRGTAWLDTGTFESMMQASEYVKVIEDRQGFKIGCIEEIAWRNGWIDDAQLAELAAPLVKGGYGVYLQRLLGA; encoded by the coding sequence ATGAAGGGCATCATCCTCGCCGGCGGTTCCGGCACGCGCCTCTGGCCGATCACCAAGGGCATCAGCAAGCAGCTCATGCCGATCTACGACAAGCCGATGGTCTACTACCCGCTGTCGACGCTCATGATGGCGGGCATCCGCGAGGTCCTCGTCATCACGACCCCGGAGTACAACGAGCAGTTCAAGGCGCTGCTCGGCGACGGCTCCGCGCTCGGCATGGCGATCCAGTACGCCGTGCAGCCCTCGCCGGACGGCCTGGCACAGGCCTTCGTCATCGGTGAGGACTTCATCGGCGACGACAGCGTCGCACTCGTCCTCGGCGACAACATCTTCCACGGCACCGGCCTCGGCACCAACCTGCGGAAGAACACCGACGTGCAGGGCGCGACGATCTTCGCGTACCACGTGGCCGACCCGAAGGCGTACGGCGTCGTCGAGTTCGACGACGACTTCACCGCGGTCTCCATCGAGGAGAAGCCCGCCGAGCCGAAGTCGAACTACGCCGTCCCCGGCCTGTACTTCTACGACAACAAGGTCATCGAGATCGCGAAGACGATCGAGCCGAGCGCCCGTGGTGAACTCGAGATCTCGACCGTCAACGAGCGCTACCTCGAGGCCGGCGAGCTCGGCGTCCAGGTCCTCGACCGCGGCACCGCCTGGCTCGACACCGGCACGTTCGAGTCGATGATGCAGGCCTCGGAGTACGTGAAGGTCATCGAGGACCGGCAGGGCTTCAAGATCGGCTGCATCGAGGAGATCGCCTGGCGCAACGGCTGGATCGACGACGCACAGCTCGCCGAGCTCGCCGCGCCGCTCGTCAAGGGCGGCTACGGCGTCTACCTCCAGCGACTGCTCGGCGCGTAG
- the rfbC gene encoding dTDP-4-dehydrorhamnose 3,5-epimerase: protein MQIRELKIPGAWEFTPVQHGDARGAFLEAYRADVVEDTVGHPLDLRQVNMSISSAGVARGIHYALVAPSQAKYVTAVRGAFIDYIVDIRVGSPTFGQWDSVRIDDVDRKAVYLSEGLGHAIVALEDRSTVNYLVSAHYDPQREKGITILDPTVGLELPDGIGEPVLSEKDTTAPTLEEAAAQGLLPTYEECIAYTESLRTKK from the coding sequence GTGCAGATCCGCGAACTGAAGATCCCCGGCGCGTGGGAGTTCACGCCCGTCCAGCACGGCGACGCACGAGGAGCGTTCCTCGAGGCGTACCGGGCCGACGTCGTCGAAGACACGGTCGGCCACCCGCTGGACCTCCGCCAGGTGAACATGTCGATCTCGTCGGCCGGCGTCGCGCGGGGGATCCACTACGCCCTCGTCGCCCCGAGCCAGGCGAAGTACGTCACCGCGGTCCGCGGGGCGTTCATCGACTACATCGTCGACATCCGCGTCGGGTCGCCGACCTTCGGCCAGTGGGACTCGGTCCGGATCGACGACGTCGACCGCAAGGCCGTCTACCTGTCCGAGGGGCTCGGCCACGCGATCGTCGCGCTCGAGGACCGGTCGACCGTGAACTACCTGGTCAGCGCGCACTACGACCCGCAGCGCGAGAAGGGGATCACCATCCTCGACCCGACGGTCGGGCTGGAACTGCCGGACGGCATCGGCGAGCCGGTGCTCTCCGAGAAGGACACGACCGCGCCGACCCTCGAGGAGGCCGCGGCCCAGGGCCTGCTGCCGACCTACGAGGAGTGCATCGCGTACACCGAGTCGCTCCGGACGAAGAAGTAA
- a CDS encoding glycosyltransferase family 2 protein: MKLFVQIPCLNEENTLASVIDSIPTEIDGIDEIEILVINDGSTDRTVEVAKEHGVKHFVHHTTNMGLARSFRDGVDYALLHGADIVVNTDGDNQYPQAQIAELVQPILRKEAEIVIGDRQTRTIEHFSGFKKLMQRFGSWVASRAAGLDLPDAASGFRAYSKYSLIRLNIVTRFSYCMETIVQAGYKRLAIASVPITTNPKTRESRLFSNIFQHMFESGSAIARVYLMYRPMALFAWVSVVLGALGLWPLIRYLVLLAMNTGGNHLQSIILGVVLLITALLSIVIGVVADLTRLNRTLAEEQLDLQKLQRYGD, encoded by the coding sequence GTGAAGCTATTCGTCCAGATCCCCTGCCTCAACGAGGAGAACACCCTCGCCAGCGTCATCGACTCCATCCCGACGGAGATCGACGGCATCGACGAGATCGAGATCCTGGTGATCAACGACGGCAGCACGGACCGCACCGTCGAGGTCGCGAAGGAGCACGGCGTCAAGCACTTCGTGCACCACACCACGAACATGGGCCTCGCCCGTTCGTTCCGTGACGGGGTCGACTACGCCCTGCTGCACGGCGCGGACATCGTCGTGAACACCGACGGCGACAACCAGTACCCGCAGGCACAGATCGCCGAGCTCGTGCAGCCGATCCTCCGCAAGGAGGCCGAGATCGTCATCGGCGACCGCCAGACGCGCACGATCGAGCACTTCTCCGGCTTCAAGAAGCTCATGCAGCGCTTCGGGTCCTGGGTGGCCAGCCGCGCGGCCGGTCTCGACCTGCCGGACGCGGCGAGCGGGTTCCGCGCGTACTCGAAGTACTCGCTCATCCGCCTCAACATCGTGACGCGCTTCAGCTACTGCATGGAGACCATCGTGCAGGCCGGCTACAAGCGCCTGGCGATCGCGTCGGTGCCGATCACGACGAACCCGAAGACGCGCGAGTCCCGCCTCTTCAGCAACATCTTCCAGCACATGTTCGAGTCCGGGTCGGCGATCGCCCGCGTCTACCTGATGTACCGGCCGATGGCGCTCTTCGCCTGGGTGAGCGTGGTGCTCGGCGCCCTGGGGCTCTGGCCGCTCATCCGGTACCTCGTGCTGCTCGCGATGAACACCGGCGGCAACCACCTGCAGTCGATCATCCTCGGGGTGGTCCTGCTCATCACGGCGTTGCTCTCGATCGTCATCGGCGTCGTGGCCGACCTCACGCGCCTGAACCGCACGCTGGCCGAGGAGCAGCTCGACCTGCAGAAACTGCAGCGGTATGGCGACTGA